DNA from Streptomyces sp. Edi4:
AGCCGACGGGCCGCGAGGAGCTTTTCCGGAACCGAGTGGCCGGTGGGCAACGCAAGCAGGCCGAAATCGGGGACGGTGACGGAGACGCGCAGTCCCTTGCGGACCGCAAGGGACTCGACATGAGGAACGAGACCGTTGTCGCTGCTGCCCTCGCCGATGAAAAGAACGCGAAGGGTCACGCCGCCCCCCACCCCAGGGTGAGCTGCGCCCCCGCCGGCGTTGTGAGATACGGAAGAATGTCGGCTTTGGTCACGAACGCGCCCTCGGCGGGTGCCGCCCGCCAGGTACCGGCGAGGGGACGCAGCCGCAACGTCCGGTTCAGCGAGCCATCCTCAGCCTTGTAGACGGCCGTGTCTGCGAACAAGAGATCATCGGGTGAGACGAGCTGCACCACACCGGGCGAGTGGGTGTTGATCAGTACCTGCCGGGAGGGGTTGTCGGTCCCGGGCTCGTCCGACGGGTCGACGGCCAAGTCCTGGACCAGAGCCACCATGGCGTTCAGGTTCGCGGGATGAATGCCGTTCTCGGGTTCTTCCATGCAGATCAGGCCGCGCACGGAAGGATCTTCCAGCAGGACGCACAGGGCCAGGAAGCGCAGAGTCCCTTCGGAGAGGCTGCGTGCGGGCAGCGTCATGCCGGCCACCTCCCGCACATTGACGGTGAGAAGTTGCCGCACCTCGTCCTGATCCACCTCCAGATCGCGAATGTGGACCCCCGTCAGGTCCGAGAGGCGGCCGGCCACCCTCGCGTACACCTGGGCGGCGTCCGCGCCGGGAGTGTCGTGAGCGACGCGGAACAGTGTCGCGGGCAGATGGGAACCGTCGGCTCCCATCGTCTGCGGGTCGACATAGCGGTCGGACCTGCGCAGGGCGGACGGCTCCAGGGCGAGCCGCCGCCAGGACTGCATTTCGCGGCGGGCCGCGAGGATGGTCGGGTCGTCGCTGCTGGTGATGGTGGATACGACCGTCGCGGGCGCCCTGGACGCCGCAGCCGGCTTCGGCTGTCCCCGGCTGCCACCGTCCTGGTGGATCTTGACGATGGACTCGCCGGACTCGGTCGTCGTCGAAATGAAAGGTGCGCCGCTGCGGTGGCCCTGAATGACGTTGTTGCGGAAGTTCTTCGCACTGTGGGGGAACAGGAGGTGCCGCGGCGCCTTGCCCTTCGTGATGTGCCCGAGGGTTTCGTGGAGGAGGGTCAGGCGGCCGAAGCGGTCGAGCCCGGACGGCTCCTGGTACCCGACTTCCAGTTCATAGCGCAGGAAGGTGGTGGTGGCCTCCGCCGCCCGCCCGAAGTCGTCCTCCGTGCGCAGCGGAACCACCATTTCAGCGGCGAACCTCATCCGGTGACTGCCGGGGGCGAAGCCCTTCCAGAAAAGGTCACGCGGGTCCCCGTGCCGCTCGCCATATACGCCACGGACCTCCTGCGCCGCCTCCATCATCGACTGGTCGGCGAGCAGCGAGAGGAACTGGATGGCGTCGAAGACATTCGACTTGCCCGTGCCGTTCTCCCCCGCGATGCAGGTGAAGGGGCCGAAGTCGATGGACAGGTCCAGGAGGTTCTTGAACCCGTGGACTTCGAGGCGGGTCAACATACGGTCTCCGGAAGCTCGCCGGGCGGGTCGGCCAAGCCTACTGGCGGGGGTGCGTGCCCACCTGCGGGCGCGTCGGCCGACAATCCGATCCGGCCGTGGAGAGCATGGCCAGCTGTGCCCATACCGTTTTCTGCGGGGGTGGGCCCTCCGTCGTGCCCCAGTG
Protein-coding regions in this window:
- a CDS encoding AAA family ATPase, which codes for MLTRLEVHGFKNLLDLSIDFGPFTCIAGENGTGKSNVFDAIQFLSLLADQSMMEAAQEVRGVYGERHGDPRDLFWKGFAPGSHRMRFAAEMVVPLRTEDDFGRAAEATTTFLRYELEVGYQEPSGLDRFGRLTLLHETLGHITKGKAPRHLLFPHSAKNFRNNVIQGHRSGAPFISTTTESGESIVKIHQDGGSRGQPKPAAASRAPATVVSTITSSDDPTILAARREMQSWRRLALEPSALRRSDRYVDPQTMGADGSHLPATLFRVAHDTPGADAAQVYARVAGRLSDLTGVHIRDLEVDQDEVRQLLTVNVREVAGMTLPARSLSEGTLRFLALCVLLEDPSVRGLICMEEPENGIHPANLNAMVALVQDLAVDPSDEPGTDNPSRQVLINTHSPGVVQLVSPDDLLFADTAVYKAEDGSLNRTLRLRPLAGTWRAAPAEGAFVTKADILPYLTTPAGAQLTLGWGAA